The Impatiens glandulifera chromosome 8, dImpGla2.1, whole genome shotgun sequence genome includes a window with the following:
- the LOC124912961 gene encoding expansin-B15-like, with the protein MFSVSASPTIATWYGPANGAGTDGGACGYGNTVESNYGKFVTAVGNGLFKGGQECGACYQVQCSSHPACSKNPIKVVVSDQCPGCNPFQFDLSGTAFGALASTGKAAELRNAGKIQINYQRVPCQYGQKIKFVVDKGSNPNYIAVNIEEEGGDGDLSKVEIKQGSGEFRVAHQIFGATWGINSLVPGPLSIRLTTSSGRSVIANNVIPAGWHPGATYISSVQF; encoded by the exons ATGTTTAGTGTATCTGCATCGCCTACTATAGCCACATGGTATGGACCTGCCAATGGTGCTGGTACTGATg gtggAGCATGTGGATATGGTAATACTGTCGAGTCAAATTATGGAAAATTTGTAACCGCAGTCGGTAATGGATTATTTAAAGGTGGCCAAGAATGTGGTGCTTGTTATCag GTGCAATGTTCGTCACACCCAGCATGTTCAAAAAACCCGATAAAGGTGGTTGTTTCCGATCAATGTCCAGGATGTAATCCTTTTCAATTTGATCTGAGTGGCACCGCATTTGGAGCCTTAGCATCTACTGGGAAGGCTGCTGAACTCCGTAATGCTGGGAAGATCCAGATAAATTACcaacg GGTTCCGTGTCAATATGggcaaaaaataaaatttgtagtCGATAAAGGTTCGAACCCAAATTATATAGCCGTAAATATAGAGGAAGAAGGTGGAGATGGCGACCTCAGTAAAGTAGAGATTAAACAAGGATCGGGCGAGTTTCGAGTTGCACATCAGATATTCGGGGCTACATGGGGTATCAACTCCTTGGTACCGGGTCCTTTATCTATTCGTCTCACCACAAGCAGTGGACGATCTGTCATAGCTAATAACGTTATACCAGCTGGTTGGCACCCTGGTGCAACTTATATTTCCTCCGttcaattttaa